A genomic stretch from Aedes albopictus strain Foshan chromosome 2, AalbF5, whole genome shotgun sequence includes:
- the LOC115265056 gene encoding adult-specific cuticular protein ACP-20-like, with product MFKFAVAAAVLLVAVVSAQWYGDDAASGSAGSFGGGHHAYPKYKYEYGVKDHHTGDHKSQWEVRDGDVVKGGYTLHEADGTERVVEYSSDKHNGFQAHVKTVGHAHHPQVYGHHGE from the exons ATGTTCAAG TTTGCTGTTGCTGCGGCAGTGCTACTGGTGGCGGTAGTGTCTGCTCAATGGTACGGAGATGATGCTGCTAGTGGGTCGGCCGGGAGTTTTGGCGGTGGACACCATGCGTATCCCAAGTACAAGTACGAATACGGCGTCAAGGATCATCACACCGGAGATCACAAAAGCCAGTGGGAGGTCCGCGATGGCGATGTTGTCAAGGGCGGTTACACTCTGCATGAAGCTGACGGCACTGAGCGTGTGGTTGAGTACTCATCCGATAAACACAATGGTTTCCAGGCTCATGTGAAAACCGTGGGTCACGCCCACCACCCACAGGTCTATGGACACCACGGGGAATGA